A single Vigna radiata var. radiata cultivar VC1973A chromosome 8, Vradiata_ver6, whole genome shotgun sequence DNA region contains:
- the LOC106771853 gene encoding xyloglucan galactosyltransferase XLT2, with protein sequence MLPKSIHPSLEPQTKTLHNKATLTPSITSLLKPLSSPQIPRSWIFLTVLFVQILLLCNLRMFSSSIPSPLPAPIVHHSSQAPDQCGSGKVFVYDLPQTFNYEILQNCDNLNPWGSRCNSLSNNGFGQNAAALAGIVPEDLLPAWHWTDQFVTEVIFHNRLLNHRCRVKEPESATAFYIPFYAGLAVGKYLWLNSTADERDRHCDMMLRWVTDQPYFKRSNGWDHFITMGRITWDFRRSKERDWGSSCIYKPGIRNVTRLLIERNPWDYFDVGVPYPTGFHPRSKSDVTRWQNFVHERQRNALFCFAGAPRRAFRQDFRGILLSQCRDAGESCRTVNCTGTRCSNGTSAILETFLDSDFCLQPRGDSFTRRSIFDCMVAGSIPVFFWRRSAYLQYELFLPVEPGSYSVYIDRNAVKNGTVTVKNVLEKFSREKVRQMREKVIEYIPRLIYANTKDGLDDMKDAFDVAIEGVLKRFKEQEQPKFHKWK encoded by the coding sequence ATGCTTCCCAAATCAATTCACCCCTCACTGGAACCTCAAACCAAAACACTTCATAACAAAGCCACTCTCACTCCTTCCATCACCTCCCTCCTCAAACCGCTTTCCTCACCCCAAATCCCTCGTTCATGGATATTCCTCACCGTCCTCTTCGTCCAGATCCTCCTCCTCTGCAACCTCCGCATGTTTTCCTCCTCAATCCCCTCTCCTCTCCCCGCCCCCATCGTCCATCACTCTTCCCAAGCCCCAGACCAATGCGGCTCCGGCAAGGTCTTCGTCTACGACCTCCCCCAAACCTTCAACTACGAAATCCTCCAGAATTGCGACAACCTCAACCCCTGGGGCTCCCGCTGCAACTCCCTCTCTAACAACGGATTCGGCCAGAACGCCGCCGCGCTGGCCGGAATCGTTCCTGAGGATCTCCTCCCGGCGTGGCACTGGACCGACCAGTTCGTCACTGAAGTCATCTTCCACAACCGATTATTGAATCACAGGTGCAGGGTTAAGGAGCCGGAATCCGCTACGGCATTCTACATACCGTTCTACGCTGGACTCGCGGTTGGGAAGTACCTGTGGCTCAACTCAACAGCTGACGAACGCGATCGCCACTGCGACATGATGCTGCGCTGGGTTACGGACCAACCATATTTTAAAAGATCAAACGGTTGGGATCATTTTATTACCATGGGACGCATCACATGGGATTTTCGCCGCTCTAAGGAACGCGATTGGGGTTCCAGCTGCATCTACAAGCCTGGGATAAGAAACGTCACGCGCCTTCTCATAGAGCGTAATCCTTGGGACTATTTCGACGTAGGTGTTCCCTATCCCACCGGATTCCATCCGCGCTCTAAATCCGACGTCACGCGCTGGCAGAACTTCGTCCACGAGCGCCAACGTAATGCGCTCTTCTGCTTCGCCGGCGCCCCTCGACGCGCGTTCCGCCAAGACTTCCGCGGGATTTTGCTGAGCCAATGCCGCGACGCGGGCGAGTCGTGCCGCACCGTGAACTGCACTGGGACGCGGTGCTCCAACGGCACGTCGGCGATTCTCGAAACGTTTCTGGACTCTGATTTTTGCTTACAGCCGAGAGGGGACAGCTTCACACGCAGGTCCATTTTCGATTGCATGGTGGCCGGTTCGATTCCGGTTTTCTTCTGGCGGCGAAGCGCGTACCTGCAGTACGAGTTGTTCTTGCCGGTCGAACCGGGAAGTTACTCAGTTTACATAGATCGGAACGCAGTTAAGAATGGAACCGTAACCGTGAAAAACGTGCTGGAGAAGTTCAGCAGGGAGAAAGTGCGGCAAATGAGGGAGAAAGTGATTGAGTACATTCCGAGGTTGATTTACGCTAACACGAAAGATGGGTTAGACGATATGAAGGATGCGTTCGATGTTGCCATCGAAGGTGTGCTGAAAAGGTTCAAGGAACAGGAACAACCGAAGTTTCATAAGTGGAAATAA